Part of the Triplophysa rosa linkage group LG3, Trosa_1v2, whole genome shotgun sequence genome, CCAGGGACTCAAATCCTGCAGTGCCAGACGTGTCCCCCTGCTTAAGCCAGTACATGTCCGGGCCCGTCTGAAGTTTGCTAGAGAGCATTTGGATGACCCAGAAGAGGATTGGGAGAATGTTATGGTCAGATGAAACCAAAATAGAACTTGTCGTGTTTGGAGGAGAAAGAATGCTGAGTTGCATCCAAAGAACACCATACCTACTGTGAAGCATGGGGGTGGAAACATCATGCTTTGGGGCTGTTTTTCTGCAAAGGGACCAGGACGACTGATCCGTGTAAAGGAAAGAATGAATGGGGCCATGTATCGTGAGATTTTGAGTAAAAACCTCCTTCCATCAGCAAGGGCATTGAAGATGAAACGTGGCTGGGTCTTTCAGCATGACAATGATCCCAAACACACCGCCCGGGCAACGAAGGAGTGGCTTCATAAGAAGCATTTCAAGGTCCTGGAGTGGCCTAGCCAGTCTCCAGATCtcaaccccatagaaaatctttGGAAATCCGTGTTGCCCAGTGACAGCCCCAAAACATCACTGCTCTAGAGGAGATCTGCATGGAGGAATGGGCCAAACTACCAGCAACAGTGTGTAAAAACCTTGTGGCGacttacagaaaacgtttgacCTCTGTCATTGCCAACAAAGGCTATATAACAAAGTATTGAGATGAACTTTTGTTATTGACCAAATACTTATTTTCCACCATAACTTGcaaataaattctttaaaaatcagacaatgtgattttctggattttttttccCATTCTGTCTCTCATAGTTGAAGTGTACCTATGATGAAAATTACAGGCCTTTCTCATCTTTTTAAGTGGGAGAACTTGCACAATTGGTGGCtgactaaatacttttttgcccCACTGTAACTAGACGCAGTGgtggaatcctgttatttaaatgtcatctggctgttctgagtgaatgaggtgcacagattaacatacaacacgagtgatggtcaaggatttgtctgcgtctgcactgaatggggatataaacacataaacatcatctctccagagttgctctgagagtttattttacgagcattttactgtttgagtgaagctatcgccAAGCACactaaaactcaagcgtcttcccaacgacccgtcaaaataaaagtcccgttaacctgaacactcagacaaaaaatactgtagtatttgctaaaggaaattgtagtacccttgtagtaaattgataaaatttagtaaacactgtagtatactatagtaaggttcaaaaacagtatagtatctaggaatttcactgcagtttactatagtaaatatcactatagtatactacagtaatttatgtggacaaatatgaCCTCACAGTCAGGAAAAACACAACAACCCCCTCAGTGCATAAAAAGGCCAATCTTTGACAGAATATCCAGTAAAAACTAGTGGGAGACAGTAGTTGAAAAGCACTGACAGTTAGCATTGATTCCGACTGTATGTGATGAAGTTGATCCGGAGCCGTCTGATTTATCAGATATCAGATAATGGCTTTTCTTTCAAACTTGGGTCTTATTTCAAGAGCCAAAAAGCGTTCTCATTTCACAGTTTGTCACTTGTGTTTCTATGTGACTTTCTTTACAGAATGCTTACAGTATAGGGTTGAAGAATATTCCAGATCTTCTTTGGATAAATTCACGTTTTAATAAATTACTGTCTTGTTTATGCATAATGTCGCCCTCCTTACGTGGTTGtataacaaaaaaagttatgCAAAGGTGGACCAGTTGTAATAATTTGCAGACTTTAGTTGATATGCAAATTTGTACTCTTCATTACTCAGCTTGTTAAATATTTGGAAGAGAGACGATAAGACTTTGGACTTCAAACGTTACCAAAGGACAAGAACAAACAACAAGAACAAAGCctcacatttttcttcaattATGGCTCATATAATTAGCATTATAATCAATAATGTAGTTTTAATATTAAAGAGTGCCAATTACAATTGAGATGAATGGtaatgcagatttttttccaGGTATTATAGATTTCCTTGATTCAAACCAACAAATCTTTAGCAATGGCTACACCTCTTACTGTATATGTCATTTATGTAGTgggtttttattgtatttgtggTATCTTCTCAGGTGTGGCGAGAGGTTGCAGAGGAGTGAAGGGATGACTGAATATAAACTGGTGGTGGTGGGTGCTGGTGGCGTGGGCAAGAGCGCACTCACCATCCAACTCATCCAGAACCATTTTGTTGATGAATACGACCCAACCATAGAggtaatgtgtgtgtttgtgtatacagtatatgtgtgtgagtAACTGAAGCTTGCACAaaccaatatactgtatatttagctTGTAGCTTAAGAAACTTGATATAATTTGTTTTATCTAAAATTACATACAGgattattataataattctGGGAACATCTTATATGCTTTGCATCCAAGGACAATAACGATGACTAGAAAGGAGGGATGTTCAAcaattaattgcaattaatcgcattcagaataaatgtttgtttacataataatatgtctgtgcactgtgcatattaattttgtatttatagactgtttcatcggactTGTGCTTGGACTGCAGTTTCGCTTCgagtcgtggccgcattaccacctcggggtgtgcattaactttcgaataattcaattattccttacatattttatttgatttaatttatgttgATGTTAATATTAAGTTTAGATCATTCTTTTATTGTATAATGACGATTTGTCGTAtgttcatttgattaaataaacaatttgtttaatgTGTCCTCTAGTTTTGACGTATTTAAAGAATCCGTatagtacattgacatctagtagttgagcttggtatcgcagtctaaatttaaaatattggagggacaagtttagccaagtaacggttcttcggtttcttttgattgttatcagaaataatctacgggcactctattgtttgcgaatgtgtatcggaagttaagggcagtcccgaacgcagtaatgtttgtatatgttgtcactttgaaataaactataaacacatacacaatacaaaataaatatgcacagtgcacagacgtATTATaaggtaaacacaaacttttattctggaataTTCTAATCGCGATTCATCGTTGAACAGCCCCACTATAAGCATAAAACATTGAAAGCCAATCAAGATCTACTTCAATTTAAAGGgccacacttttaaaaatatgaaactaAAGCATGCAGGTTTAGGATAAACATAATGCTCTAGCCTGTTGGTGTGGACGCTCATACAGTTATCAATATAGTTATCTTTTCAGTTATCATTTTTGGTATGAACGGACCTTAAAGGCAAAATTTGAGTAAACTGAAAGTGTAGTTGTGCTTCTGGAAGCGAATTGGTCAATACGGCATTCCATACATGCTAAAACAATGATATAATGATGAATAAGAAATAGGACACTATGTTCGTACTCTTGTTAGCATGCTACTACCGGTCGCTACATCGTAACCATTTTTTGTGAGAACACTCACATTGAACCGAGTGAATTTGCACATTCAAGCGTACCACGTTTGTCGGTGCCGGTGGTCCAGTGAGCTGTTAAAGTCCTGGATTCTGTTCTCCTCTCTTTCATCTCCGGCCTCTCTACactgtaatgttaaaataaagctAAAGTAGCTTTAAGTAAAAAACACTTTGAATAAGTAccacttttaatacatttttggtatgttttgacaGTTTTATAAAACCAATAAAGACAAGCTAAAATGCATTGTCAGACAACGCACATCtgggtttctctctctctttctctcttgcaCACGCAGTGTCAAATAAACCCTAGGAGCTTCCCCTCGGCCCGAGAGgttatgtgtgtatgtgctaAAGTATGTCTTCCTCTTGCTCGCTATTCAGTTTTCCCACCACGCCCGTCTCTGGACAAACAATGTCCTTTTTATGGCCGCTGTCTCTCCACTAACATACGAgcacagagctgcgtgtttatGTCACCCATGAATTCTGCTGTCTGACAAGCAAGCATCCCTGCAGACTATTAAGGGTTTACATTACTGCAGTTTTCTCCTTCGGATCAATAACAGTTATTGGTTGTGAATAATTTGCGTTAGGGAAAAACCTTTAACGGTGTATATTGAACTTGCGCACCATTTGTTTTACTAACATGAATGATACTTCAAATCATATGTACACAGAAGTGTACAGtatttactaaaatgtattatttgacAGGACTCCTACAGGAAGCAGGTGGTGATTGATGGAGAGACGTGTCTACTGGACATCTTGGACACTGCAGGTCAGGAGGAGTACAGCGCTATGAGAGACCAGTACATGAGGACGGGAGAGGGCTTCCTCTGCGTCTTTGCCATCAATAACACAAAGTCCTTTGAGGACATTCATCAATACAGGTGTGTGGACTTGtagattttgtatttaatacaaGATCAGGCCGTAATAggctttgttttgtatgtttaggCAAATGCATCTGCTAAATCTGCTGCTACTTAGAGGGACTGCTTAATTTTAGTTTATAATGTTGCTGCGTGTCCTAAACAGATGCTATActgtagacggtttcatcagataCACGCACCtgacccgaagttaacttctggtttgtgtttggttataatgtaacaatttatttgatgttttattaacataaatattcatttattcaattaaatgaaaactactcaacagttatttgcggaggtctaccggaattTAAGTTTCGGCCACATAACGTTGTTTAtattgttgccgctgaaacatCTATAAAGCGAAATAATATCTATATGATAGAAAAGATAAATGACCTCTTATAAGACTGTTAAACCTATACAGACTATCTACCTACTCACTTTGTAGTTTATCCTAGTAAATAAAATTGCTTAATATTGGAAATTCTGTTGTGAATAAAAATGTTAGTAGTTACGCCCACCTCTTAAGGATTTGATTTTCCCcaggattttaaagtgaacaaGCTGTGTTGTGATCATGTGCATTTTATCTACCCTAAAATCATATCACATTAGCGATGTGTACACAATTATTAAGCCTAAATGAATGCTTGACAAGCCTGAGTTTTAATAGTTCCGTAgaacaagaaatattttttcaagTCTAACCATCGACAACCAGAGCCAAAACATACAATACATGTACTccacataaataataaagaattgAAATTAGTTTAGAAACGAAAACgatattgtgttttattcagaaaaccacAGCACTTGTGTAGTTGTCAATATGGCGGTGGCGATGACGTAGAAATCCAGCGGACAATGTGGCGTCTAGGTATTATATATATGTCTATGATATACATTACACAATGTTTACATCCGCTTCTAGGTGAACGGATCACGTGATGTGTGCATCacggggtcatatgacatggaacgaatattatcgtttgttttagatgtaatgcaatgtgtttacacgatttaaggttcaaaaacgctgttttttccacataccgtgcatgtttgtatctcctctttgccccgcctctctgaaacgcgcagattttttacaaagctcatcgctctgagtagagaggtgtgctatgattggccagttaaccactGCGTAGTGAATACGTGgctaatacatgcacgggcaacttataacacaccaaagacacagaaaaacacgtattcgcgccatatgacccctttaatattctCCTGTAGTAGGTGTTTcgaaaaaacaaacatgattaTTTACAGGTAAGAAAGGTCAGCAGAAACTTAGGCGGGGCCTTTATAGTTCAGTCTGGGTGAAATCAATTCTGGCTCAGttagacgagagagagagagagagagagagagagaaagtgtgtgtgagagagagagagaaagtgtgagatagagagacagagcgagagagagagcttttaaagacatgaaaggAAAAAGAAATGGAAGATAACTCAATTATATCTATTGGGTTGTTATTTATGGGTGACGGGCCTAGATAATggatttttaaaacatgaattacAGTGCATCATGGGTAATAGAAATGCACTGTTTAATATCAGCTTTTAAGTTATGTATAAGACTCACTTTACATTATACTGTTTTCCACTTTGGGCTGGAAAAAGGTTTGTAAATTGAGAGGTTAATCCACATAGCGTGTAAAAAAACTATGTAAAAACATACATTGTGACCCTACATAGGTACAATAGCAACTTGAATAAAATTTCATAAATTATTCAATTGAAGTACTTTTTATACACTTCAGAAAGCAGAAGAACTTTACTTCAGGTAAAATgttggtaaaaaaaatattttatttagctCAAAACATGTAATGCACATTCATTTTTacgcaaaataataaaatggctAGCAAAAAAAGccagcggctatttgcactaagtgtaAATAGCAATAGAtactatttacactaagtgatTATAGCACCAATTCTttgcgatatgctatttacaataaccgaaaatagctgtattttctttggattaagtgtaaatagtagttagatgctattggtacttataaatagtggcagatactatttgcacctcagtattgttgtgcattaaacattgtGCAATAATAActtattaataaattattaaaaggatGGTAACTTATTGAGATAAGAAAGCCCTACACCAACCCCTAAGCTTACCCTAAACTgtataaataaaactttattttaagttttaaattaattttattgaaaacagatACCTTCATGATTTGATGATGGAAAAAGGTAAAAGACAATTTCGGCAAAAGGGTTCCTGGGTCTCCAGCGTCAAAGCTAAAATACTCTTTACACTTTATGCCATAGGAATCATTGTTTGAAATTGCACCGTTCTTAcattttctctattccaatcagaaACTGGTGGGCGGAGTTAGTGCAAATAGTTTCttccaaaaaatataaaataagtaatTACTAAATAAATGAGAACTGATTAGggttatttactgtaattttgttTATGTCAATCCAACGGCAAAATTTTTACGCTGTGGctaattttgattaatttgtatgaattcgtacgatctcattcgtacattttcatacgatttgctttcgtgcTAGTGACGTTAGGTTTGGGGCAGGGTTAGGGttgggcttcagtattgcttttattCTAGTAATCCTTTGTttttgtacgaattcatacaaattagccacctcataaaatagttaggAATTCCTGTGACATCAGGTTGGTCAGTACAGTGTCTTGTATTATTTGGATGTGACTCTTTCCTGTTGCATGCAGGGAACAGATCAAGAGGGTGAAGGACTCGGATGATGTGCCCATGGTGCTTGTGGGTAACAAATGTGACCTCCCAGCTCGGACGGTGGACACGCGGCAAGCGCAGGAGCTCGCGCGAAGCTACGGGATCCCATTTATCGAGACCTCAGCCAAAACCAGACAGGTGAGTGGgataaagacgcatcttttctgtctgtttgtctatgTGAAAGATCTTaaggggtagttcacctaaaaacaaaaatgcttaaaaaatcAAATTGATGGTATTTACTGTTATTTTCAATGTGTAAATACTTTCAAACTTCAAAAACTATAGTTCGGTCTCCAGGCTTCAGACGTATCTGTCAGCGGACCTTCTGAGAGTTTGTGTATTTTATAGTTTCAGGAGATTCTTTGGCTTTACAGTGTTTACTGCAGTAAACCTCCTCATTgccacctacacacacacacacacacacatagagtgTGTTGTATAACACTGCAGGGAATGACTCACTGCTGCTTTGTGTTACTGCCCATCTGACGATGTCAACAAGAAGGAGCGAACACACTTTTATCGTCACTTTATTCAATGAGAAATGCAATGCCCATTTGATTCATATCTGAAGGTCACTTGTTCCTTATCTTTACGATGCATTGATAAGATTGTGATCAATCAGTTGTCATGAAAGCATCATATAGCATTGAGCTTCAGAGATCAAATATGTGCTTTTGGCTTCTCATCATGTCTGTGGTTAACTGTGCTCTCTGCAGGGCGTAGAGGATGCCTTCTATACCCTCGTACGAGAGATCAGGCAGCACAAAATGAGGAAGCTGAACCCTCCGGACGACAGCGGTCAGGACTGCATGAGCTGCCGCTGCGTTGTGTCATGATCAAGGTGCCAAATACAAGGAATTATAAAATTGTGTTGCATTGTATattgatgtattttatttagatacactaccagtcaaaagtttttgGACACACTTTTGTGTTCTTATTTTTTCCGTATTTTAGAAATAATAAAGAACtcatcaaaattatgaaataaaacaaagggaactatgggaattatgttgtaactaaaaaaatgtataaatgaattaaaacgtgttttattttataatattcagTGTAGTCACTTTTTGAccagaatttgcagaaatgttttcatgtcatttgatcaagcagcttcttgaggtctcaccctgagatgcttttaaaacaatattaaaggagttcccatctattctgtgctcttattggctgctctttcttcattattcagtttctgtcaaagtcatccatttcaaaagcatttttattaaatcagttaatagttttaaataaatagttttgtcatgaacaaaaaacatttttgtttgcaaaattatattttttgtctactaaactaatttcagacatttaagcatacacttTCAGATCAAACATTTTCACTCAAGTTTCCCAAAACGTTTGACTGAATGTGTACATAacactttctctttttcttagCTGACTGGCGCGTGTTGGCAGAAGTTGTCTCCGTACGGCAGACTGGACCCGAGAGGAACAACATCTTCTGAAAGTGACTGTTAGCCAGCAAGGCCGTCTGTTTAAAGAACATTTGAAACGGGGTGGCGCCTTGCTTTGACCACCCGGTTCACCTCTCTGGCCGTCCACATCTGCCTGATAAACACCACTAATGACTTACTGATTTATGCTCTTTATTTGTTATGCCGGCGTGCTAAGGCCGGGCGGCTTTGTGGATTTCTGCTAAATTATTGTTCTCGAAGTCTCGACACTGGTCTGAAATGAACTCGGCACCTCTCACGACCTCAACAACACACAAACCTTCCTCCGCTCAGATCGCAATGACTGGACACTAGTGACCTCATCCcatggccccgcccccttcagTTGCACCTCACGGACAGCATACTGGTTGGGAGGAGAACGTTGGAAACTACGTATACGATATTCTCTGGCGACAGTCATAGATATTTGTTTTGCTTAACATGCAGGTTGTTTTAACATATGTTTGTGAATAAGGCTTTGTGGATATCCGAACAGGAGCATTAGTTATGTGTGTTGGTTCATGTGTATGTTACGAAAGAACGTTAccattagaaaataaaaaaggctgaatgaatttttaataataaaactgtAGAGTTGTTTGAAGATTCTTTTTGTTTGTCTGTTGTAatgttttgacaaaaatgtttgtgaGGAAACACCtcaataaacatgcataaaacattacatacaatacacaaatacagataagagaatttatttattcaacaaTTTATAATGGATTTTGGGTCGGTTGGTTAGTTAGAATGTAGCCACGGAAaaaaagaccatttcaaatttctatttcatcagcatttctagatgtattgtgtctagtccagtccagtgtctgttaaatttcaacaaaatcaaaccaaaaaaaaggtcatccaacagcaatgtgagagactgacagcatgacaagatgcatgaaaaactgtgattaaaaatccagtttatcacataaaaaattatgttgagcttttcctaaatacatccacaaatatgactgttgtattgctgaaaagtgaaaatgaacttgttttctttgcagtatttgaggtctgaaaaaaatacagagcatcttttctgttattttcacctgttttcattttctgcaaattcatgcaaatagaaactatatttttatttgagatgtgggagaaatattgttatagttcacagaatgaaacaaatatgATAATTTTGCCTAAACATCATAAAAGGTAAATtcataaactgaaaataattttgaaatggtctcaaATATTTTTGCGGCTGTACATTTGATTGAGAGGAAGTTCTTCTGTAAGCCTCAATAATTCGCCAGTTTGATTTATACCTGTAACCTTTGATTAAAGATTAACGACAAATCAAACGAATTCCATATCGAGACAAtcgtttttgtaatattttaactTCCAACTCGAAAATACATATTACCAAGTGATCTcaatatggaaataaaaaacaagttgtATCACTTACAGTTAAAACTAAGTAAACAGACATTTTAACGTATTGCAGACTTGAAAATGCAGGAGACCTTTAAAGCTTTTTCAGGGAAACTctataaacataaaaacttgTCTTTCATTCTAGTTTATATACGTAGACCTTTTTGTGTGGATTTTTTTACGTAAAATGAAACATTAACATTTCTTAATCGCATATTATTGCGTATTCTTCATTTGAGCTGTTTTTAAAATCAAGTGCAATGAACTTAAAATGATCAGACTAAAACTCTGTAGAGAATAACCATGAGCCTTTGTGCGTATATATTTTGTCTGTTTATTATTGATCAAACAGTAAGAACTAAgggtattaaaataattttaagctTTGAGAGTGATTTGTTGTAAAGAATAGTTTTCTGTGGAATCATTGTTCAGGTGGTGTTTGCTTTGTTTAACATGAAGCCTGTTCATGAATAGGAAGACGCAGGTCAAAAAAGTGTTTCCTATGTGCTTCTGTTGAGAATCAaggtcatttattttttcaactttttactttttagctatttgctctaaataagcATCAGCAAAATAAGTCAAAGTGCACATCCCTATAGTGACAACATCTTTAAATCAATAGGCCTACCTGCAACACACAACAGGAGCATTTAATGAAAGTAAGATGTGCtgtagtatatatatatatattttttttttcaaagtttttaatttttggggGCACTTCTGCGTACAAATT contains:
- the hrasa gene encoding HRas proto-oncogene, GTPase a — translated: MTEYKLVVVGAGGVGKSALTIQLIQNHFVDEYDPTIEDSYRKQVVIDGETCLLDILDTAGQEEYSAMRDQYMRTGEGFLCVFAINNTKSFEDIHQYREQIKRVKDSDDVPMVLVGNKCDLPARTVDTRQAQELARSYGIPFIETSAKTRQGVEDAFYTLVREIRQHKMRKLNPPDDSGQDCMSCRCVVS